From the genome of Ktedonobacterales bacterium:
ACTGGCGACGCGCGGCGACCCTCCCAGCCTTATTAATCCTCCGAAGGGGTGCCGCTTTCACCCGCGCTGCCCATTCGCCATGCCCATCTGCCGTGAACAGGTTCCGCCGCGCACCGATCTTGGGGGCGGCCACTGGACGCACTGTTTTCTCTATGGGGGAAACGATGAGGACGTTCATGTCAACACATCACCAGAGACATATTCATCAGAGGATGATTCATGAGTAAGACCAACAAACCGATACCTGTCCCTTCAAGCAAGCACGCCGCACAGAGGCCCCAGTCTTTTCCGGCAAATTTTCTCTGGGGCGCCGCGACATCCGCCTATCAGATCGAAGGCGCAGCCCACGAAGATGGGCGCGGGCCTTCGATCTGGGATCGCTTTGCAGCCACCCCCGGCGCGACTTATCAGGGGCATACAGGCGAGATGGCCGCTGATCACTATCACCGTATGCACGACGACGTGGCCTTGATGGCTGAACTCGGCCTGGGAGCCTATCGTTTCTCCATTGCCTGGCCGCGCGTGCTTCCTGAAGGGACCGGGGCCATCAACCGGTGTGGCCTGGACTTTTATGATCGCCTGGTTGATGCGCTGCTGGCGCGAGGCATCACCCCTATGGCAACTCTCTACCATTGGGATTTGCCCCTGGCGCTGGAGCAGCAGGGAGGCTGGCTCAACCGCGAGACTGCGTTCGCCTTTGCCGACTATGCCGAAATTGTCGCCCGGCGACTAGGTGATCGGATTGACTGGTGGCTGACGCACAACGAACCCTGGTGCGCCGCCTTCCTGGGCTATGGGATCGGCATCCATGCGCCGGGGCTGCGCGATTTACACGCGGCGGCAGTTGCAGGTCATCACCTCTTGCTCGCGCATGGGCTGGCGCTGCCACGCCTTCGAGCGCATACGCGCCCGTCAGCGCAAGCAGGCATCACTCTCAACCTTGGCCCTATCTATCCAGAGGATAACGCCCCAGAAACAGCGCGAGCCTGCGAACGAGCGGATGCCTTTGTGAATCGCTGGTTTCTCGACCCCCTGTTCTTTGGCAGGTATCCCGAATCCTTCTTTGCCAACCTGGCGGTTCCCCCGCCATCCATTGAACCGGATGATTTTGCGATCATTCAGACGCCCATTGACTTTCTCGGCGTGAATTACTATTCACGTAAGCTAGTACGCGCGCCCAAAGAACCGGATTCAGACGAACCCGGCGCTTCACTGGGCTTCGAGGAAGTCTCTCAGGCGCCAGGAGCCAGCTACACACAAATGGGTGCTGGCTGGGAAATCTACCCTGCCGGGCTGACTGATTTGCTGGTCCGGCTGAAACGCGATTACGCGCCGCGCGCGATTGTGGTCACTGAGAATGGGGCCGCGTTCCATGATCGCTGGGACGGCGGCAGAAAAATTGATGATACACAGCGTCTCGCTTATGTCCGTGACCACATTCAGGCGCTTGGGCGGGCGCTGGCACAGGGTGTGCCGCTGCGTGGGTATTTTCTCTGGTCCTTGCTCGACAACTTTGAGTGGGGCGAGGGCTATAGCAAACGCTTTGGTATGATCTATGTAGATTATCCGACCCAGCGCCGGATTGTGAAGGCAAGTGGCCGCTGGTATGCAGACTTTATCGCTGCGCAATACGAAAGCCAGGCATGGCCGACCCTCTTCGTGACCGCGTGAGCGTATAATATCAATCCTGTTGAATCGTTATTGCTTGTAGCGCCTCCGTCCTGGCAGCGAACCGCTCGCCAGCACAGAGGTGCAGCCATGCAGGCTGCGTTCAGCAGGATTTGATATGAGGGAGGGATATAATGAAATTTACTGCCGAAATGATCGCGGCGCGCCTTCCAGCCCTGCTTGCGGCAGCGCGGCGCGAGCGGCTTCCTTTGGGTCCGGCCCGCATCGCTTCTGCCCCACAGAGCGAAGCTTACCAGCCCTACTACGACGATGCCCATTGGGATCAGATCACCGTCGGAGATCGCTGGGGCGGCGCGGGGCAGACGTGCTGGTTCCGTATTCCCTTGCAACTGCCGGACGCCTGGGCAGGCCAGAAAGCCGTCGCTCATATCGCCCTGGGAAGCTACGAACACATCACCGGACCGGAAGCCCTGGCCTATCTCGATGGCATCCCAGCACAAGGCATTGACTTTTATCACCGCGAGATTTTGCTAGATCGCCTGCATCCAGGCGAAAGCCACGTACTCGCGCTGGAGGCGTTTAGTTCGCTTGCGCAGGGGCCACAAACCTTGCAAGCGTTGGAGCTTGTACACCTCGACCCAGAGGCCGAGGCGCTCTATCATGATATGCGCGTCCTGCATGGGGCGCTGCTGACCATGCCGCCTGAGTCCGTAGAGCGAGCGCGTTTGGTGCAAGCACTTGAGCATGCCTACAACGTTCTGGACCTGCGACACCCCCGATCAGATGACTACTTACGCTCGTTACCCCGCGCCCGCGAGATACTGCAACAAGAAGCCTACCAGTACAGTCCGGCGACAGAGCGCCCGCGTATCGTAGCGGTTGGGCATGCTCACATTGACCTTGCCTGGCTCTGGCCTGTAGCCCAGACCCGCCGCAAAGGCGCGCGCACCTTCAGCACTGTCCTCCGGCTGATGGAGCAATACCCGGCCTATCACTTTGTCGCCAGCCAGCCCGCCCTTTATCGAATGGTGCAGCAAGACGAGCCTGGACTCTTTCAGCAGATCAAAGCGCGCATCAGGGAGGGACGCTGGGAGCCAACCGGAGCGACATGGGTAGAGATGGATTGCAACTTGAGCGGTGGCGAAGCCCTGATACGCCAGTTTCTCCTGGGCAAGCGCTTTTTCCGCGAAGAGTTGGGCGTCGATCCCCGCCTGCTCTGGCTGCCCGACGCCTTTGGCTACTGCGCGGCTTTACCCCAGATCATGAAGGGCTGTGGCGTGGACTATTTCATGACAACGAAACTTTCGTGGAACGAATACAATCGCCTGCCCTATGATACCTTCCGCTGGCGTGGCCTTGATGGTACAGAGGTGCTTACGCACATGGTCACAGCGCCAATTGATCTTGCCCTGGACCCCTGGCCGGGAGCCAGGCCCTCCATGTATACCTATAACGCGAAGTTTACCCCCTTCGATGTCGCTGGCAGTTGGAAAGCCTATCGCCACAAAGCTATCAATCATGAACTGCTCTATCTCTTCGGTCATGGAGACGGCGGCGGTGGTCCCACTGCCGCCATGCAAGAAACCGCTTCGCGCACAGCGAACCTGCCTGGTTTCCCCCAGGTCGAGCAAAGTTCAGCCGAAGCGTTCTTCCGCCGTCTGGAAGAACGTGTTTGGGGTGATCCCAACCTCCCAACCTGGGTTGGCGAACTCTATCTGGAGCTTCATCGCGGCACATATACCAGTCAGGGCTGGATCAAGCGAGCCAACCGTCGCGCCGAACTGCTCTACCGTGAGGCCGAACTCTGGTTGGCAATGGCTGATCTCCTGGGGCGCCCTTCGCAGCCGAAGACTCGCCAGTCCGAACTCAACCAGGGGTGGGAGTCGCTCCTCTTCAATCAATTTCATGATATTCTGCCTGGCTCTTCGATCTCTCAGGTGTATACCGACGCGCGTGCTGACTATGAGAAAATATTTGCCCTGGGAGAACGCCTGCGCGACGAAGCGATTGATACCCTGGCCGCCGCTTCTCCAGCGCGTCAAACGCTCCTCGTTATGAATCCCGCCCCGTTTCCACGCGAAGACCCCTGCGAGTTGGTAATTACCGGCAGCGAACCGCTCCCCCCACTGCTCGATGAGGGGGCAAATCCCCTGTTGATGCAGGAGATCAAACGGGATGAGACAGAGCGACATGTGCTTGTGAGCGCCTCTGCGCCTCCGCTTGGCTATCGAACGCTCAGCCTCGGAAAGCCTGCAACGCGAGAAGTAGATGCTCACAGTGATATGTACATTTCACGGGAAGCCCTGGAGAACCGCTTCTTCCTGCTGCGCCTGGATGAACGTGGGCAGATCGCCTCCCTCTATGACAAACGAGCAAATCGAGAGGTAATAGCGCCGGGCGAAGTCGGTAATAGACTCCTCGCTTTCGAGGATCGCCCTCTTGATTTCGACGCCTGGGACATCAGCATCTACTACAACGACAAACCCTACCCCATAGACGACGTAACCTCCTGGCAGGTTGTCGAAACCGGACCATTGCGCGGCGGCGTAGAGATCGTCCGGCGCTACGGTGAAAGCGTCATCACGCAGCCTATCCTTCTTCACGCCGAAGTCCCCAGGATTGACTTTCCGACACACATTGATTGGCACGAGCGGCAAACCCTGCTCAAAGTGGCTTTTCCCGTAACTATCAACAGCCCACGCGCAACTTTTGACGTGCAGTGGGGCAATGTCGAACGCCCCACCCACTGGAATACAAGCTGGGACTGGGCGCGCTTCGAGAACTACGCCCATAAATGGGCTGATCTCTCTGAGGGCGACTATGGTGTCTCTCTCCTCAACGATTGCAAGTATGGCTATGACGTGAAAGGGAACACGCTGCGCCTGACGCTGCTCAAGAGCGCCGCCTGGCCTGATCCTGAAGCAGATAGGGGAACACACGAGTTCTCCTACGCGCTCTTACCCCACCAGGGAGACTGGCGAACAGGCGAGACGGTGCGCCACGCCTATCTCTTCAATATGCCCGCCTCCGCCCGTCTTGTGCCTGAGCAGCAGCGGGTGGCAGCAGCGAAGATGGCGCCGCCAGCCGCTTCATTTGTTACCACCGACCGGCCAGGGCTGGTAATTGAGACAGTGAAGCCTGCGGAGAATGGCGATGGCGTGATCGTGCGCCTCTACGATGCCCACAATACGCGCGGCCCAGCCATACTCACCTTTGCGCGCGACATCATCTCCGCAGAGGAAACCAATTTGCTAGAGGAGCACATTGGTCCGGCGGAGTTCGACGGGCGCGAATTACGCCTGAATGTGCGCCCCTACGGCATCGAGACCTTCCGTATACGCCTGAGCAGCGATTGAGGCTTTTGTGTAGTTCACACTCCAGACACGCCCTCCATCTCGTGATAGCTTCGTCAGTGATGAACCATCAGGAGCCACCAGTTCACGACCCAAAAAACGACGCGCCCAGACGACCACAGGGGCAGAGTGGGTTTTCCCAGCAGTTGCTACCACTGCGAAACATATGGCGGCGCCGCTGGCGCTGGATAGTAGCAGGGCTGCTTCTGCTGGGTCTCTTAGTGTTCTTCGTTGCCAGGCCATCAGGTTCTCCTGTCGGGCCGCAGCGGATAGCGCCAGACACCATGAGTTTCCCTATCAACAGCCAGCCGGAACTGGTATTTGCCCATTCCATTGGCAATGTCCATATCACCAGGGGTACAGATGGGCAGGTTACCATTAAAGAGAAGAAAAACGGCTTTCCTGACGCCATTCAGATTCACTACAAACAGAGCGGCGACAAGATCACCATCACAAGCGATATACAAAGTGATCTGTTTGAGGATACCTGGGTGGATTTCGATGTAAGCGTCCCCAGCCAGACCGGCGTTCACGCCAGCCTGGCAAACGGTGGCACCCTGGAGGCCGATGGCCTCAGCGGTCAGATCGCCTTAAGTAATACCAATGGGTCTATCTGGGCCACTCACCTCAATGGCGCTCTGGCGCTCAAGAGCGCGAGCGGCTCGCTCAACGCCAATCACGTCAACGGCCAGATGACCCTCAGCACTCAGAACGGGACGATTACCACCAGCGATGCCCATCTGCGAGGACACTCAACAGTCCAGGCTGCCAGCGGAACGATTAACTTTCACGGATCGCTCGACCCCAAGGGGAGCTACCTCTTTGCGGGCGGCAACGGCGCAGTTGGCCTCACGTTGCCACGTGGCGCAGCCTTTCATGTGGATGCCAGAACGACCAGCGGGGCCATAGAGACCAATTTTCCAGGCATTGCTATCCACCACCAGAATAGGGGCGGCGCGGCCAGCAGCAGTTTTGCCAGCGGCAGCGTTGGCGCCCCGCCGCTGGCAAAACTGACCATCCAGACGAGCAGCGGCCCAATTCACCTCTTCCAGGGGAGATAGGCCATGCCAGCCGTTCCGGGGAAGCGCATACCTCATTGTCAAACAACAGGCAGCCCGGCACAAGATGGGCGCAGGGCTGTGGGAGGTTCCCATTTTTTCAGCCTGCGGATGACGATGCTCTTTCTCCTGACGGTTCTCATCGTGGTGGTCATTCTTCCCCAGTGTTTGCAGCGGCCACTCTGTACGCCAGAAAATGAAGGAGGGTTCTTGCGGGCAGTACACGGCTATCTGGTGAATGCAGCCTGCCAGGAAGTGCAATTGACCGGGGTCAACTGGTCGGGAATGGAGACAGGAGCCTTTGCCCCCGGCGGGCTGGAGGTGCGTAACTGGCAGGATATGCTCAACCAGATGGTCCAGGCGGGCTTCAACACCATCCGCCTGCCTTTCAGCGACCAGTTGTTTGACCCCACCAGTCTGCCCCAGGGTATCAATTACCAGAAAAACCCTGATTTGAGAGGCTTGTATGGTTTGAGCCTGATGGATCGCCTGATAGAAGGGGCGCGCCAGCGCGGCTTGAAGATCATCCTCGACAGGCACCGACCCTCCGCTGATGCGCAAGCAGACCTCTGGTACACCTATACAGTACCGGAGTCACGCTGGATTGCCGATTGGGTCATGCTCGCCAGACACTATCGTGGCAATGACACGGTGATAGGCGCTGACCTCAACAACGAGCCGCGTGGCGCTGCCACCTGGGGCAGCGGCGACCCCTACACCGACTGGCGGCTGGCCGCAGAACGAGCGGGCAATGCCATCCTGAAAGTCAACCCGGACTGGCTGATTATCGTCCAGGGCATCGAGCAGTACCGGGGAGACTACTACTGGTGGGGCGGAAATCTGAAGGGCGCCGCCCAGTTTCCTGTGCGCCTGCTCCGACCAGATAAGCTCGTGTATTCCGCGCATGACTATGGGCCAGAGGTTTATCCTCAATCCTGGTTTTGGGCAGAGGACTTTCCGCAGAATCTGGCCCGTCTCTGGCAGCGGCACTGGGCCTACCTCCAACTGAGCGGGCAGGCTCCGGTGCTGGTAGGAGAGTTTGGGGGCCGCTCAGTCGAGCAGGGGAAAGAGGGCATCTGGCTGAGCCAGTTGGTGGCCTTCATGAAGCTGTACGGCTTCAGTTATACCTATTGGGCCTGGAACCCCGATTCAGGAGACACAGGCGGGTTGCTTCAGGACGACTGGGAAACGCTCGATCAGGCCAAACTAGCGAGGTTATCTTCCTATCAGTGTCCACTGCCGAATCAGGCAATGTCTCTGCTCTATCAGCAGTGTTCAGAGACCAGCATATTATCTTTGATCTCTGCGGAAAGGTGACGCCTGGAATGATTCCGTTTTGCCTCAAGCCGGTGCGCCAATCGGCTAATTCGTTTCAATACACTTCTGAGATCCTGCGGGTGCGTGATTATTGGCACTTTCAGGGTAGAGACAAGCGCCTCTAGTGACGGAGATAGACAGGGCGCGACGCTGAGCAGCAGATAAGCATGGTATCTCGCCAGAGGAGGATCAGCCAGAACAGCACTGAGAACCGTCAGGCCGTCCCTCTCTGGAAAGGTTTGCGCGAATATCACGACGAGCCGATAGGGGCTTGTCCACATCAACCTCAGCGCGGTACGCCCATCCGAGGCTTCCAGCACCTCATAACCCTGCTCCTGAAGGATCTGGCGAAACAGGGCGCGAAACTGCTCATCTTCATCCACAATGCAGATATGAGTGAGCCGGGGGCTTTCTGGCGGTAGCATGTGAGTACTCCTTTCCCCTGTGAGAAACTCGCCTGTTCACAGCTACAAGCAATGTATACGCTCTTGATAAAACAAGTACCGCCGATGAGAAGAACAGGTCTGTAGCATCCACCACACTACTGCCGCTCAGCCACACTCCACAGTTGAGTGGATAGCGCGGCTGCTCCTGATCCACCACACCATGTAGGAATGGCTACAGTACTCTCGCCCATTTGCAGGTAGTCTTATGTGCAGGATAGACAAAAAACGTGGACCTGCCAGAAACAGGAGCATCCTCATGAGGCATATCAATCCTCAAGCAACGGATCTCCCCGAAGACGGCAGCGGAGACAGGAGGACGCCTGCAAGTACGACCAATCACGGAGCCAATCATGGAACGCATCCTGATCGCTTTCGAGGCAGGGCACGAGCAGCACGCCGCCTGCTGACCAATCTCACTCCCGCCAGGCAGCATTTCCCCGCTGGCTTTCGCTGGTTCC
Proteins encoded in this window:
- a CDS encoding glycoside hydrolase family 5 protein, with the translated sequence MGGSHFFSLRMTMLFLLTVLIVVVILPQCLQRPLCTPENEGGFLRAVHGYLVNAACQEVQLTGVNWSGMETGAFAPGGLEVRNWQDMLNQMVQAGFNTIRLPFSDQLFDPTSLPQGINYQKNPDLRGLYGLSLMDRLIEGARQRGLKIILDRHRPSADAQADLWYTYTVPESRWIADWVMLARHYRGNDTVIGADLNNEPRGAATWGSGDPYTDWRLAAERAGNAILKVNPDWLIIVQGIEQYRGDYYWWGGNLKGAAQFPVRLLRPDKLVYSAHDYGPEVYPQSWFWAEDFPQNLARLWQRHWAYLQLSGQAPVLVGEFGGRSVEQGKEGIWLSQLVAFMKLYGFSYTYWAWNPDSGDTGGLLQDDWETLDQAKLARLSSYQCPLPNQAMSLLYQQCSETSILSLISAER
- a CDS encoding DUF4097 family beta strand repeat-containing protein; amino-acid sequence: MSFPINSQPELVFAHSIGNVHITRGTDGQVTIKEKKNGFPDAIQIHYKQSGDKITITSDIQSDLFEDTWVDFDVSVPSQTGVHASLANGGTLEADGLSGQIALSNTNGSIWATHLNGALALKSASGSLNANHVNGQMTLSTQNGTITTSDAHLRGHSTVQAASGTINFHGSLDPKGSYLFAGGNGAVGLTLPRGAAFHVDARTTSGAIETNFPGIAIHHQNRGGAASSSFASGSVGAPPLAKLTIQTSSGPIHLFQGR
- a CDS encoding response regulator; this encodes MLPPESPRLTHICIVDEDEQFRALFRQILQEQGYEVLEASDGRTALRLMWTSPYRLVVIFAQTFPERDGLTVLSAVLADPPLARYHAYLLLSVAPCLSPSLEALVSTLKVPIITHPQDLRSVLKRISRLAHRLEAKRNHSRRHLSAEIKDNMLVSEHC
- a CDS encoding alpha-mannosidase, with the protein product MKFTAEMIAARLPALLAAARRERLPLGPARIASAPQSEAYQPYYDDAHWDQITVGDRWGGAGQTCWFRIPLQLPDAWAGQKAVAHIALGSYEHITGPEALAYLDGIPAQGIDFYHREILLDRLHPGESHVLALEAFSSLAQGPQTLQALELVHLDPEAEALYHDMRVLHGALLTMPPESVERARLVQALEHAYNVLDLRHPRSDDYLRSLPRAREILQQEAYQYSPATERPRIVAVGHAHIDLAWLWPVAQTRRKGARTFSTVLRLMEQYPAYHFVASQPALYRMVQQDEPGLFQQIKARIREGRWEPTGATWVEMDCNLSGGEALIRQFLLGKRFFREELGVDPRLLWLPDAFGYCAALPQIMKGCGVDYFMTTKLSWNEYNRLPYDTFRWRGLDGTEVLTHMVTAPIDLALDPWPGARPSMYTYNAKFTPFDVAGSWKAYRHKAINHELLYLFGHGDGGGGPTAAMQETASRTANLPGFPQVEQSSAEAFFRRLEERVWGDPNLPTWVGELYLELHRGTYTSQGWIKRANRRAELLYREAELWLAMADLLGRPSQPKTRQSELNQGWESLLFNQFHDILPGSSISQVYTDARADYEKIFALGERLRDEAIDTLAAASPARQTLLVMNPAPFPREDPCELVITGSEPLPPLLDEGANPLLMQEIKRDETERHVLVSASAPPLGYRTLSLGKPATREVDAHSDMYISREALENRFFLLRLDERGQIASLYDKRANREVIAPGEVGNRLLAFEDRPLDFDAWDISIYYNDKPYPIDDVTSWQVVETGPLRGGVEIVRRYGESVITQPILLHAEVPRIDFPTHIDWHERQTLLKVAFPVTINSPRATFDVQWGNVERPTHWNTSWDWARFENYAHKWADLSEGDYGVSLLNDCKYGYDVKGNTLRLTLLKSAAWPDPEADRGTHEFSYALLPHQGDWRTGETVRHAYLFNMPASARLVPEQQRVAAAKMAPPAASFVTTDRPGLVIETVKPAENGDGVIVRLYDAHNTRGPAILTFARDIISAEETNLLEEHIGPAEFDGRELRLNVRPYGIETFRIRLSSD
- a CDS encoding GH1 family beta-glucosidase, with the protein product MSKTNKPIPVPSSKHAAQRPQSFPANFLWGAATSAYQIEGAAHEDGRGPSIWDRFAATPGATYQGHTGEMAADHYHRMHDDVALMAELGLGAYRFSIAWPRVLPEGTGAINRCGLDFYDRLVDALLARGITPMATLYHWDLPLALEQQGGWLNRETAFAFADYAEIVARRLGDRIDWWLTHNEPWCAAFLGYGIGIHAPGLRDLHAAAVAGHHLLLAHGLALPRLRAHTRPSAQAGITLNLGPIYPEDNAPETARACERADAFVNRWFLDPLFFGRYPESFFANLAVPPPSIEPDDFAIIQTPIDFLGVNYYSRKLVRAPKEPDSDEPGASLGFEEVSQAPGASYTQMGAGWEIYPAGLTDLLVRLKRDYAPRAIVVTENGAAFHDRWDGGRKIDDTQRLAYVRDHIQALGRALAQGVPLRGYFLWSLLDNFEWGEGYSKRFGMIYVDYPTQRRIVKASGRWYADFIAAQYESQAWPTLFVTA